One window of Aspergillus oryzae RIB40 DNA, chromosome 3 genomic DNA carries:
- a CDS encoding putative DNA polymerase delta subunit 4 (predicted protein), whose translation MPPTRRRGGRATATRSNQATLSFGSKSRVTKPSATPTQTQKTKDLEPVIASISEKVPEPEQVSVTPTEPSQPHVAELAVRQQAQAEIEQPLSKEDEKAIKITEKDLQQYWRKEEEKRRGPRFHQQDLTLHEKILRHFDLSSQFGPCIGIARLKRWRRANSLNLNPPIEVLAVLLKHKDDIKQRAYVDELLS comes from the exons ATGCCTCCCACTCGTCGTCGCGGTGGCCGGGCCACGGCCACCCGCTCTAACCAGGCCACCCTCTCATTTGGATCCAAGTCCAGAGTAACCAAGCCATCGGCGACACCGACGCAAACGCAGAAGACCAAAGACCTTGAACCAGTCATCGCCTCTATTTCTGAGAAGGTCCCGGAGCCTGAACAAGTGTCGGTTACGCCCACCGAGCCCTCGCAGCCGCATGTGGCAGAGCTGGCCGTGAGGCAACAAGCGCAAGCGGAGATTGAACAGCCGTTGTCgaaagaagacgaaaaggCCATCAAAATTACTGAGAAGGACTTACAACAATActggaggaaagaggaagagaagagaaggggacCTCGGT TTCACCAGCAAGATCTCACCCTACATGAGAAGATCCTGCGACATTTCGATCTTTCCAGTCAATTTGGG CCTTGCATTGGAATTGCTCGGTTGAAGCGATGGAGACGCGCGAATTCTTTGAATCTCAACCCCCCAATTGAGGTTTTGGCCGTGCTACTCAAACAcaaggatgatatcaaacagaGGGCATAcgttgatgagcttctgTCCTGA
- a CDS encoding CFEM domain-containing protein (predicted protein) has translation MQLIHHMIILFASLAAAQTLPNIPPCAASCLVNALQGDGCPSLTDFACHCQKPELVPKVSPCVAQACPLAEQSCTGTRASPTGSMTIPTVSSHASSSPKPSSSALSSSHVSSSPGASTHTGGAGGGAGGASSSGRASSSATPPLKTNGAAQVTGGLAGVAIAAVAAYYHL, from the exons ATGCAGCTCATCCACCATATGATCATCCTGTTTGCTAGTCTGGCCGCTGCCCAAACCCTCCCCAATATCCCACCCTGCGCA GCGTCATGTCTCGTCAACGCTCTGCAAGGCGATGGATGCCCATCCTTAACCGATTTCGCGTGCCACTGCCAGAAGCCCGAGCTCGTCCCGAAAGTCAGTCCATGTGTTGCACAAGCCTGTCCTCTCGCCGAGCAATCTT GCACAGGAACAAGGGCATCACCCACAGGCTCCATGACCATCCCCACCGTCTCCTCTCATGCATCCTCCAGCCCCAAGCCCTCGTCTTCGGCACTTAGCTCATCccatgtctcttcttctccaggagCATCCACTCACACTGGTGGTGCTGGCGGAGGTGCAGGTGGTGCTTCCTCTTCGGGCAGAGCAAGCAGCTCAGCTACCCCGCCTCTTAAGACAAATGGAGCAGCACAAGTTACCGGGGGCTTGGCCGGTGTGGCTATCGCTGCTGTGGCTGCGTATTACCACCTTTGA
- a CDS encoding tRNA-splicing endonuclease subunit SEN54 family protein (predicted tRNA-splicing endonuclease subunit) — MADTDEAAIHLPSHDSAAHIDTDLSDETQDFRMLSNLSFLADTSQATLPKRGEKDFEPNPTLYQADILDASRQAMHNALAHPRLHNPKNQIIGIYAPDGPAPPRSVATPKTLDTIAENDTPAQTAEAEESQSKKPAGTGTNVHPDSCVYVTNPKGQFFKNMGRADRWGRIWLLPEEALYMLERGSLDVRWPRSATGCEDDGETEDSGIPMSLQAAYACFIGHGGLMVDRFSVYSGLRRLGYTLIRAPGWYDEAEEEFEDPESTKRQGPGLAGIYGRFMDWLHSSTTTAVGPVAGLGIHRNYNDIYRKLSIIPFYDPTAPLPQNPQTKPPFRVVFHVYKPSTPFRKSAPPAPDFRVAVVNARTHTTVPTLAQLGTLLESTPLDPPKGEKMERNLYMRLRHGYRNVVLAVVDQGVVSYLRVADAAFGKEKLYNRPAPSGNKRGANPRNPRPKPKGR, encoded by the exons ATGGCCGACACAGACGAAGCCGCCATCCACCTCCCATCGCATGACTCCGCGGCGCACATCGACACGGACTTGTCCGATGAGACGCAGGACTTTCGCATGTTAAGCAATCTCTCATT CCTCGCAGATACCTCGCAAGCTACACTCCCAAAGCGCGGTGAAAAGGACTTCGAACCGAACCCAACCCTCTACCAAGCCGATATCCTAGATGCCTCACGTCAGGCCATGCACAATGCCCTCGCACATCCGCGGTTACACAATCCAAAGAACCAGATCATTGGCATCTACGCGCCCGATGGACCTGCTCCGCCTCGATCGGTCGCTACGCCGAAAACCCTAGACACCATTGCAGAGAACGATACTCCAGCGCAGACCGCCGAGGCGGAGGAAAGTCAATCTAAGAAGCCCGCAGGAACCGGGACAAACGTTCATCCGGATTCCTGCGTCTACGTAACAAACCCGAAGGGACAGTTTTTCAAGAATATGGGTCGCGCAGATCGGTGGGGTCGCATCTGGCTTCTGCCGGAGGAAGCTTTGTATATGCTTGAGCGAGGCAGTCTGGATGTTAGGTGGCCGCGGTCAGCAACGGGATGCGAGGATGATGGTGAGACGGAGGATTCCGGGATCCCAATGAGCTTGCAGGCTGCGTATGCGTGTTTCATTGGACATGGGGGTTTGATGGTCGATCGGTTTTCTGTCTACTCCGGATTGAGAAGGCTGGGTTACACACTCATTCGAGCCCCTGGGTGGTACGACGAGGCAGAGGAAGAGTTTGAGGACCCAGAATCGACCAAGCGACAAGGTCCTGGTCTGGCGGGAATCTATGGGCGGTTTATGGACTGGCTGCATAGCTCTACTACTACGGCTGTAGGGCCTGTTGCTGGTCTTGGGATCCATCGGAATTACA ATGATATCTACCGCAAGCTTTCGATAATTCCTTTCTACGATCCTACAGCTCCTCTGCCCCAAAACCCGCAGACGAAGCCGCCATTCCGCGTTGTCTTCCATGTCTACAAACCTTCTACTCCATTCCGCAAATCTGCTCCTCCTGCACCGGACTTTAGAGTCGCGGTCGTCAATGCTCGTACGCACACTACTGTGCCTACGCTAGCTCAACTTGGCACTCTCCTCGAGAGCACACCCTTAGATCCGCCAAAAGgcgagaagatggaaagaaacctCTACATGCGACTCCGACATGGATACCGGAACGTCGTCCTGGCGGTTGTCGACCAAGGCGTCGTAAGCTACCTCCGGGTCGCCGATGCAGCgtttggaaaggaaaagctaTACAATAGACCTGCTCCTTCCGGGAACAAAAGGGGTGCGAATCCTCGCAACCCCCGGCCGAAGCCTAAGGGCCGGTGA
- a CDS encoding TauD/TfdA dioxygenase family protein (probable taurine catabolism dioxygenase) encodes MPNDASAPLYPAYLPVRPEGFTPTLKVPLQDIPEAGCRADPSLPEIYTKDSQLKSITPRIGTEIRGVQLSQLSTDGLDQLALLAAQRGVLVFRDQDFADIGTGRQRDIAAHYGPLHQHPTMGYPQGTSPEFQVVYADEKVGNLRTLLGTRTSYDLWHIDQTFTPNTPGVTFFWVLETPASGGGDTAFTSLTAAYQALSPTFREGLHRLKLLHTSASVGEVARIGQERALKDAVQTEHPLVIGHPVTHDPVLFVNPAIARQVVGYKPEESENLLSFLHNHIRSLDFSCRVSWEKGTVVVWDQVCLVSSCFSLKTMLTCASESSCTLSCARLRGW; translated from the exons ATGCCTAACGACGCTTCTGCCCCTCTCTACCCCGCTTACCTCCCTGTCCGTCCGGAAGGCTTCACTCCAACTCTGAAAGTTCCACTTCAAGATATTCCTGAAGCAGGATGTCGCGCAGATCCCTCCCTACCAGAGATCTATACTAAAGACAGTCAGCTTAAGAGCATAACCCCGCGGATTGGGACGGAAATACGAGGAGTTCAGCTAAGTCAATTAAGTACGGATGGTTTGGATCAACTAGCACTGTTGGCTGCTCAGAGAGGCGTGCTCGTATTT AGAGACCAAGATTTTGCCGACATTGGGACAGGCCGACAGCGGGATATCGCAGCTCACTATGGACCCCTCCATCAG CACCCGACGATGGGATATCCACAAGGGACTAGTCCTGAGTTCCAGGTCGTGTACGCAGACGAAAAAGT TGGAAATCTTCGTACTTTGCTTGGAACACGTACAAGCTATGACCTTTGGCACATAGATCAAACATTTACGCCCAACACACCTGGTGTAACATTCTTCTGGGTTCTTGAGACACCTGCGTCTGGCGGCGGGGATACAGCATTCACCTCACTGACAGCTGCCTATCAAGCTCTCTCGCCCACTTTTCGTGAAGGCCTACATCGGCTAAAACTCCTACACACCAGTGCCAGTGTGGGTGAGGTTGCACGTATTGGGCAGGAAAGAGCGCTGAAGGATGCAGTACAAACGGAACATCCGCTTGTTATTGGACACCCGGTCACCCATGATCCTGTGTTATTTGTGAACCCAGCTATTGCCAGACAAGTGGTTGGTTATAAGCCCGAGGAGTCGGAAAACCTGCTATCGTTTCTGCACAATCATATTCGGTCATTGGATTTCAGCTGCCGGGTTTCATGGGAAAAGGGAACTGTTGTCGTATGGGATCAAGTGTGTCTCGTATCTTCATGTTTTAGCTTGAAGACTATGCTAACTTGTGCATCAGAGAGCAGTTGCACACTCAGCTGTGCCAGACTTCGAGGATGGTGA
- a CDS encoding arrestin C-terminal domain-containing protein (predicted protein), whose translation MAAFVRVSGPPNGNFLIGYPGISATMPRIEGKVEIRPSVGITAPVNISLVTIYLQRRETIHPSADSVTKKHLAPPRKETTDLVGKEMLLFRCPAGREYEEVISMDLPFVLFIPFGRGGQDASRRVPPASLQLPSRTAETYYEIVVTVQQGHSDQRKHMFPVPIARYDTLSTFGMYNRPEAAERVSDHLVTLGISLPRWSYGPLDPVSVYVKLSPNPDWMSKARKVTISKITIGIDEEIIYNHQGDEPQRKVKTLTKRTEHIGMKLPPSGFLTNLGLVFPAKDMRDAEGILPRGKPAFPMYAVSGFTTTASLYKIEYYLTVKAHLTSARDIVIRQPIVVCPLDHAGCKEEMEAIEQAARDAVHVNPDNPMLPLPSIIRPSDPNALRHLGVAIVGNQKKPLID comes from the exons ATGGCCGCCTTCGTGCGAGTGTCGGGGCCGCCGAATGGCAACTTTCTGATCGGATATCCAGGTATATCCGCAACCATG CCTCGCATCGAAGGCAAAGTTGAGATCAGACCTAGTGTCGGCATTACGGCTCCCGTCAATATATCCCTCGTTACCATTTACCTCCAACGTCGTGAGACAATACACCCTTCGGCGGATTCCGTTACTAAGAAACACCTGGCCCCTCCTCGGAAAGAGACTACAGATCTCGTGGGCAAGGAGATGCTGCTTTTTCGCTGCCCTGCCGGTCGAGAATACGAGGAGGTCATTTCTATGGACCTGCCTTTCGTCCTTTTCATCCCCTTCGGGCGCGGTGGGCAAGATGCGTCTCGGCGAGTCCCCCCGGCGAGTTTACAGCTTCCGAGTCGAACGGCGGAGACATACTACGAGATTGTGGTGACGGTCCAACAAGGACATTCAGATCAGAGAAAACACATGTTTCCAGTGCCAATCGCACGCTACGATACACTCTCTACATTTGGGATGTATAACCGTCCCGAGGCAGCAGAACGGGTATCGGATCACTTAGTCACTCTGGGCATCTCATTACCCCGATGGTCCTATGGCCCACTTGACCCAGTGAGTGTCTACGTCAAACTATCGCCAAACCCGGATTGGATGAGCAAAGCTCGAAAGGTTACAATAAGCAAGATCACTATTGGTATCGACGAagaaattatatataatcacCAGGGTGATGAACCGCAGAGGAAAGTGAAAACCTTAACAAAGCGAACTGAGCATATTGGAATGAAGCTGCCACCGTCCGGCTTCCTAACAAACCTCGGCTTAGTATTTCCAGCGAAGGATATGCGAGATGCCGAGGGAATACTTCCCAGAGGGAAACCTGCTTTTCCGATGTATGCAGTGAGCGGGTTCACGACCACCGCAAGCCTTTATAAGATTGAGTACTACTTAACGGTAAAG GCCCACTTGACATCTGCAAGGGATATTGTTATTCGACAGCCAATAGTAGTTTGCCCTCTTGATCATGCCGGGTgtaaagaagaaatggaggCTATTGAGCAGGCCGCTCGAGATGCTGTCCATGTGAACCCAGATAACCCCATGCTGCCCTTACCCTCGATAATACGACCCAGTGACCCTAACGCTCTTCGTCATCTCGGAGTAGCCATTGTCGGTAACCAGAAGAAGCCTTTGATCGATTGA
- a CDS encoding elongin C (predicted protein), producing MASSATDSEFVTLVSGDGFEFVLPRSAACVSGTIRRMLEPSSKFAEALTGRCILENISGIVLEKVCEYFCYNEKNKNQSNVPDMEIPPELCLELLMAADYLDT from the exons ATGGCTTCATCGGCCACCGACTCGGAATTCGTGACGTTGGTCTCGGGTGATGGGTTTGAATTCGTCCTTCCGCGTAGTGCGGCCTGTGTCTCTGGGACGATACGTCGGATGCTGGAACCTTCTA GTAAATTCGCCGAAGCATTGACAGGTCGCTGCATACTGGAGAATATCAGTGGAATCGTCCTCGAGAAGGTCTGCGAGTACTTTTGCTACAacgagaagaataagaaccAGTCAAATGTTCCAGATATGGAAATTCCGCCGGAGTTGTGTCTGGAGTTGTTGATGGCGGCGGATTATCTGGATACCTGA
- a CDS encoding putative ubiquitin-protein ligase (Asi3) (predicted protein): MSVLQGTMNVPMTTSTAQALNTTIPAAATSALSSSARELLAAPFRRFSALSSHVNRLVGLPSMATYLRGSELAGPAGGAVVEATQTAAEAAREGVVEAAAQADSSYHLTDIFQAVIKFSGFFSYLTSRWSLACFTVALVLNRITIYASTRRHLHLDWSRRLALRIIPILLFISQIHSLLRTIRCQTSTEYSLIRYGTPGKRLLFDHAGGGGFLYSLGSTLLPWETDEQSCSAMNMGRPASSSDISYGSFVLLWPVFLRLCLSHFVETLSCALQGRAVVTEAGMSIFEHSLAFAEAESTISQTLGLGLFGLPKQSASKDDLGESAQSTLHLLSRTQVLERMNVTPELLLIALISCCNSLTSNVLDVFGKQSRYRLFNTAFWGLCFMSTMAWGLVKGSSVGSENVVLKFPTVCIVGFVPHLLILSGIITCAVIYMLALLITAFSLPVDTPQPLSLRERFTLAHENMQGATQFHNIRFNRHEDFYTTLLRIGYTALTAASEAVFLNEGKGVVARSMTWLEEDRLAEIESSRQRRSLRDPVSHTSDIPFGGGESVDFDIPEAPSDWESGYGREKKIEKPKNGSRSLRTQTDPGGVGAFRGMVRWYHGFAFFRGIFYLLLRWTAYGLDKLLSKIGISARPQWLKTIVRSRKSRPQELKNKQTESLDFWILTDTGELVLPADHEFDVETEMRKRERSGATLWEQSDEQRLDDKLYGWWKAGGSWGDRDLSSDYSPPENDIDDTTSVVSMSTTADSEWEDESDGRRTPTRDNPFPSGFSRESTTVQESMVDISSFARLLDPRDQESRQEARILAAHLAAGQEGRILTRRRFQQQIEHERAQVLLSSRLSQEIRSEKRKPTMEEESEILEKLILSRRSSASVRADEQSWESGASGLGPSGPPCVICQTNPRSVITWPCRCLCVCEECRVSLAMNNFGSCVTCRQDVGGFVRLWVP, from the exons ATGTCTGTCTTGCAAGGGACTATGAATGTACCTATGACTACATCCACTGCACAAGCTCTTAATACAACGATCCCGGCCGCCGCTACCTCTGCACTATCCTCTTCTGCGCGCGAACTGCTCGCCGCCCCGTTCCGTCGTTTCTCCGCACTCTCGTCGCATGTCAACCGGCTGGTGGGGTTACCGAGTATGGCAACATATTTGCGAGGCTCAGAATTGGCAGGACCAGCAGGGGGTGCAGTGGTAGAAGCGACACAGACAGCGGCAGAGGCCGCCAGGGAAGGCGTCGTTGAAGCCGCCGCGCAGGCCGACTCAAGTTACCATCTGACCGACATCTTCCAGGCTGTTATTAAGTTCAGTGGGTTCTTTTCCTACTTGACTAGTCGATGGTCTTTGGCTTGCTTCACTGTG GCCCTTGTTCTGAACAGGATCACCATATATGCGTCTACCCGGCGACACCTCCATCTTGATTGGAGCCGGCGACTAGCTTTACGAATTATACCGATCCTTCTTTTTATATCTCAGATTCACTCCCTACTCCGCACAATCCGTTGCCAGACGTCGACCGAGTACTCGCTCATTCGATACGGCACTCCCGGGAAACGTTTGTTGTTTGATCATGCTGGGGGCGGAGGGTTTCTGTATTCACTCGGCTCCACACTTTTACCATGGGAGACCGATGAGCAATCTTGCAGTGCAATGAACATGGGCCGGCCCGCTAGTTCCTCGGATATTTCCTACGGATCGTTTGTGCTTCTCTGGCCAGTGTTCCTCCGGCTGTGCCTAAGCCACTTTGTTGAAACACTTTCGTGCGCGCTACAGGGAAGAGCAGTGGTTACAGAAGCTGGGATGTCTATTTTCGAGCATTCTCTTGCATTTGCCGAGGCGGAGTCTACAATTAGTCAAACGCTTGGGCTAGGACTGTTTGGTCTACCCAAGCAAAGTGCTAGCAAAGATGACTTAGGAGAAAGCGCCCAATCCACCCTTCATCTACTTAGTAGGACTCAAGTTCTCGAGCGGATGAATGTGACCCCAGAGCTACTTCTGATCGCTTTGATATCATGTTGCAATAGCCTCACTTCAAACGTCCTAGATGTGTTTGGTAAACAGAGCCGGTACCGGTTGTTCAACACGGCATTCTGGGGCCTTTGCTTCATGTCTACCATGGCGTGGGGCTTGGTGAAAGGCTCGTCTGTGGGAAGTGAGAATGTGGTCTTAAAATTTCCCACAGTTTGCATCGTGGGATTCGTACCACATCTGCTAATTCTATCGGGCATTATCACATGCGCTGTGATCTATATGCTTGCTCTCCTCATCACAGCTTTCTCCCTTCCTGTCGATACTCCTCAGCCGTTGTCGCTTCGGGAAAGATTCACACTGGCACATGAGAATATGCAGGGCGCTACCCAGTTTCACAATATTCGATTCAATAGACACGAAGACTTCTATACCACCCTGTTGAGAATTGGATATACCGCCCTGACTGCGGCCAGCGAGGCGGTGTTTCTGAACGAAGGCAAAGGAGTTGTTGCTCGGAGTATGACATGGCTAGAAGAAGATAGGTTAGCGGAGATCGAATCGTCACGACAAAGGCGATCTCTTCGGGACCCCGTCAGCCATACGAGTGACATTCCTTTCGGAGGTGGCGAATCTGTGGACTTCGATATACCGGAAGCGCCTTCCGATTGGGAAAGTGGATATGGccgggaaaagaagatcgagaagcccaagaatgGATCAAGATCCCTGCGAACTCAGACAGACCCGGGTGGTGTAGGGGCCTTCCGAGGCATGGTCCGATGGTACCAtggctttgctttcttccgTGGAATTTTCTATCTCCTCCTTAGATGGACCGCTTATGGCTTGGACAAGCTGTTGAGCAAGATTGGAATTAGTGCCCGACCGCAATGGCTGAAAACTATAGTAAGATCGCGTAAGAGTCGACCCCAAGAactgaagaacaaacaaaCGGAGTCCCTCGATTTCTGGATCTTGACGGATACTGGCGAGTTGGTGCTACCGGCGGATCACGAGTTTGACgtagaaacagaaatgaGGAAGCGGGAACGATCAGGGGCAACGCTTTGGGAGCAGTCGGATGAGCAGCGACTCGATGACAAGCTCTACGGCTGGTGGAAGGCTGGAGGCTCATGGGGTGACCGCGACTTGAGCTCAGACTACTCACCACCCGAAAACGATATTGATGACACGACCAGTGTCGTCTCAATGTCTACGACCGCAGACTCCGAATGGGAGGATGAATCGGACGGTCGCCGTACACCCACCCGCGATAACCCTTTCCCTTCAGGTTTCTCTCGCGAAAGCACTACCGTACAAGAATCGATGGTGGATATTAGCTCTTTCGCGCGCTTGCTCGATCCGCGTGATCAGGAAAGCAGGCAGGAAGCACGCATCCTAGCTGCCCATCTTGCTGCCGGTCAAGAGGGCCGAATACTGACTCGACGTCGCTTTCAGCAACAGATAGAGCATGAAAGGGCACAGGTATTACTGTCATCTCGATTGTCTCAGGAAATAAGATCCGAAAAACGAAAGCCTACcatggaagaggagagcgaGATACTTGAAAAACTTATCCTCTCCCGACGCTCAAGCGCTTCTGTCCGTGCTGACGAGCAGTCCTGGGAATCTGGCGCCTCCGGATTGGGACCAAGCGGGCCACCGTGTGTTATCTGCCAGACAAACCCACGTTCAGTCATTACTTGGCCATGCCGATGCCTCTGCGTTTGCGAAGAGTGTAGGGTGAGCCTTGCAATGAACAATTTTGGTAGTTGTGTGACTTGCCGCCAGGACGTTGGGGGATTCGTGCGGCTGTGGGTACCATAG
- a CDS encoding uncharacterized protein (predicted protein) → MVKTENYRSNQGVFFRKNFPEPFMEAIVWALLNYMRSTDGSSILGKRPCSEESKEEPLFCVDLEADEQDSDQPSVGEPEPIDITIEKWREEMIHPRERIILTRYSPNFNPQEKYWQFQLISEALKKAEMASVDGQIENLGDLSTEQNIAWEPTLGHSVDGLDPSVNSQIDHFDPMKIAATADLEASIAAEIDASDFESSMLIIPTEESLERFEKHRKILDNLEYQINNHEEAFALKFWQPVAVARLLDIRSNTKVRGAILGDSVGLGKTWVAIAVMLKIWEDYNQSVKKAIGEGNEPPPGKPFLVVMPPSLIMQWCAEITRVTDKLQVVLYYGSKTSKEGIRPVKTILHKEHELFDGSPANGRKVVITSYQTFSNRHGSAAAKAWCRRTHQVYMEDIPTPPNGFPHLLDGCFSDVIVDEGHTLRNSDTSQSRAVHWLKASFYLLLTATPIYNSREDVRGYIPLLFRPPSQGDMHMLKELGGDIFKLPPEDPARNVCCTKMAVEEYILDNNVPPMVAGERLRVIFGQIMVRRTLSSRMESFGSRMIGSDIPPTHRRVCTTVYSRKEHDMYTRLSAIHYDGLFMEDPRDPTKIVWNMAKLRKLCLLTSWLGFDHLEHALHAPKIPKACKDLKQGTLGAVFARTIVEEMKPQFQESIYQSIETIVETRRTWVLEFLLKGSPKMRAMLPVLRDQVIVHGEKAMVWTQFPAEQIYVAAILKEANIDAEVFHAGLTRDERMNLVERFTQKHDECMVLICAYNVNAAGMNLQNLCRNVHILTMGLSKSVVNQAIGRVSRLGQERMTFVYEYRLRSSFDEDLVSRSERKALPGLVADLGEGFSFPSISEGEEGLTNRWVLRAGELYQLAPGELIRKEDITESRPILEELMRSMEDTI, encoded by the exons ATGGTTAAGACCGAGAATTACAGGTCCAATCAGGGCGTTTTCTTCAGGAAGAACTTTCCCGAGCCATTCATGGAAGCCATTGTCTGGGCTCTTCTGAACTACATGAGGAGCACTGATGGAAGCTCTATATTAGGCAAGCGTCCATGCTCTGAGGAGTCCAAAGAAGAGCCACTGTTTTGCGTGGACTTGGAAGCAGACGAGCAGGACTCAGATCAGCCAAGTGTCGGAGAGCCTGAGCCGATAGATATTACGATTGAGAAATGGCGCGAGGAGATGATTCATCCAAGAGAGCGGATTATCTTGACCAGATATTCTCCGAATTTCAATCCACAGGAAAAATATTGGCAGTTCCAACTTATATCGGAGGCCCTTAAGAAGGCTGAAATGGCTTCTGTCGATGGACAGATTGAAAATCTAGGGGATTTGTCAACCGAGCAGAACATCGCTTGGGAACCTACTTTGGGCCATTCCGTTGATGGTTTAGATCCTTCAGTGAACAGCCAAATTGATCATTTTGACCCAATGAAAATAGCCGCCACGGCAGATCTAGAAGCAAGTATAGCTGCAGAGATTGACGCGAGTGACTTTGAGTCCTCCATGTTGATCATTCCAACCGAAGAATCATTGGAGCGATTTGAAAAACATCGAAAGATCCTGGACAATCTTGAATATCAGATAAACAATCACGAAGAGGCCT TCGCTCTGAAGTTCTGGCAACCGGTTGCCGTAGCCCGTTTGCTTGATATTCGTTCAAATACTAAGGTTCGAGGTGCTATCCTCGGTGATTCTGTGGGGCTAGGAAAGACGTGGGTGGCCATTGCCGTAATGCTTAAG ATATGGGAAGATTATAACCAATCTGTGAAAAAGGCAATAGGCGAAGGAAATGAACCACCGCCAGGTAAACCATTCCTGGTCGTCATGCCTCCATCACTTATCATGCAATGGTGTGCAGAGATCACTCGAGTCACAGACAAATTGCAAGTTGTGTTGTACTATGGCAGTAAGACATCCAAAGAGGGCATACGTCCAGTGAAGACCATACTGCACAAGGAACATGAGCTGTTTGATGGTTCACCAGCCAATGGTCGAAAAGTAGTTATTACCTCCTATCAGACATTCAGCAACCGCCATGGGTCCGCCGCCGCAAAAGCATGGTGTAGAAGAACGCATCAGGTTTATATGGAGGATATACCAACTCCACCAAATGGTTTTCCGCACCTCCTTGACGGTTGTTTTTCAGAtgtgattgttgatgaggGGCATACACTTCGAAATTCGGACACCTCACAGTCCAGGGCAGTCCACTGGTTGAAGGCGAGCTTCTATCTACTATTGACTGCCACCCCCATTTACAACTCTCGTGAAGACGTGCGCGGATATATTCCACTACTGTTTCGTCCACCCTCTCAAGGGGATATGCATATGTTGAAGGAGTTAGGGGGAGACATTTTCAAATTGCCCCCTGAGGACCCTGCGAGAAACGTTTGCTGCACGAAAATGGCAGTGGAAGAGTACATTCTTGACAATAACGTGCCACCAATGGTGGCAGGGGAGCGCTTACGTGTCATATTTGGCCAGATCATGGTTAGGAGAACGTTATCATCTCGTATGGAGTCATTCGGTTCAAGGATGATAGGAAGCGATATACCGCCAACCCATCGCAGAGTTTGCACTACAGTATACAGTCGAAAAGAACACGATATGTATACTAGGCTTTCTGCTATTCATTATGATGGGCTATTCATGGAAGATCCGAGGGATCCGACCAAAATAGTTTGGAACATGGCCAAACTCCGCAAACTTTGTCTTTTGACCTCATGGCTAGGTTTCGATCATCTCGAGCATGCGCTCCACGCGCCCAAGATACCTAAAGCCTGCAAGGATTTGAAACAAGGGACTTTAGGAGCCGTCTTCGCACGAACCATAGTGGAGGAAATGAAGCCTCAATTCCAAGAGTCTATCTACCAGAGCATCGAAACGATAGTAGAAACGCGGAGAACCTGGGTTCTCGAGTTTCTCCTAAAGGGTTCGCCCAAGATGCGGGCTATGCTTCCCGTCCTGCGTGATCAGGTAATTGTTCATGGCGAAAAAGCAATGGTATGGACCCAGTTCCCCGCTGAACAGATCTATGTTGCAGCAATTCTTAAAGAGGCCAATATTGATGCGGAGGTTTTCCATGCAGGACTGACTCGTGATGAGAGGATGAACCTTGTCGAGCGGTTTACACAGAAGCATGACGAATGCATGGTATTGATATGTGCATATAATGTCAATGCTGCTGGCATGAATCTACAAAATCTCTGCCGCAACGTTCATATCCTCACAATGGGCTTGTCCAAGTCAGTTGTTAACCAGGCTATTGGAAGAGTAAGTCGACTTGGCCAAGAGCGTATGACGTTCGTCTATGAGTATCGCCTTCGGTCCTCCTTTGACGAAGACCTTGTTTCCCGCAGTGAGCGAAAAGCCCTCCCAGGTTTAGTCGCAGACCTCGGTGAGGGTTTCAGTTTCCCTTCAATCtcagaaggtgaagagggtCTAACCAACCGATGGGTACTGCGAGCTGGAGAGTTATATCAACTTGCACCTGGCGAGCTTATAAGAAAGGAGGACATCACAGAGAGTAGGCCTATTCTCGAGGAGTTAATGAGGTCTATGGAAGACACCATTTAG